In a genomic window of Dyadobacter fermentans DSM 18053:
- a CDS encoding sigma-70 family RNA polymerase sigma factor, whose translation MRQLKISKQITNRESQSLDKYLQEIGKVDLLTPDEEVTLAQKIRDGDQLALERLTKANLRFVVSVAKQYQNQGLSLGDLINEGNLGLIKAAQRFDETRGFKFISYAVWWIRQSILQALAEQSRIVRLPLNRVGSLNKISKTFSELEQRFEREPSPEELAEVLEISSSEVVDTMKISGRHVSMDAPFVQGEENSLLDVLENDLEDKPDSGLVNESLRKEVQRALCTLTQREADVIALYFGLNGEHAMTLEEIGEKFNLTRERVRQIKEKAIRRLRHVSRSKALKTYLG comes from the coding sequence ATGAGACAGCTAAAGATCAGTAAGCAAATTACCAACCGTGAAAGTCAGTCATTAGATAAATATTTGCAGGAGATCGGTAAGGTGGATTTGCTAACGCCGGATGAGGAGGTGACGTTAGCTCAGAAAATCAGGGATGGAGACCAGCTGGCTTTGGAACGTCTGACCAAGGCGAACCTGCGTTTCGTGGTGTCTGTTGCCAAGCAATATCAAAATCAAGGCTTGTCGCTGGGTGACCTGATCAACGAGGGAAACCTCGGTCTGATCAAGGCAGCACAGCGTTTCGATGAAACAAGAGGTTTTAAATTCATTTCTTACGCGGTTTGGTGGATTCGTCAGTCGATCCTGCAAGCATTGGCGGAACAGTCACGTATCGTGCGTTTACCCCTCAACCGTGTAGGTTCTTTGAATAAAATTTCAAAAACTTTCTCCGAACTGGAACAGCGTTTCGAACGCGAACCATCGCCGGAAGAGTTGGCGGAAGTACTGGAAATTTCTTCTTCCGAAGTAGTGGACACGATGAAGATCTCCGGTCGTCACGTTTCTATGGACGCGCCATTTGTACAAGGTGAAGAAAACAGCCTTCTGGACGTTCTGGAAAATGACCTGGAAGATAAGCCGGATTCCGGCCTTGTGAACGAATCGCTCCGCAAGGAAGTACAACGCGCATTGTGCACGCTTACCCAACGCGAAGCGGACGTGATCGCCCTGTATTTCGGCCTTAATGGCGAGCATGCGATGACTTTGGAGGAGATTGGGGAGAAGTTTAACCTTACCCGCGAGCGCGTGCGCCAGATCAAGGAGAAAGCGATCCGCAGATTGCGCCACGTTTCCAGAAGCAAAGCTTTGAAAACCTATTTGGGTTAA
- a CDS encoding tetratricopeptide repeat protein, translating into MLFKINTLSQLFLLVLILLNCTSQRKKDAADFFLKGNQALNQKNYAEALRLYDEAIAKNADFSDAYLNKGITLLKLGRTNDAHEILSEAIRIDPTLVQANLVRAEASLNLGRLNDAKADLEQIEKEYKDSTRFHLVKGNLLDAQGNSSQAIPEYDRALQLSKTNIEAYVNRGAVYYRMGSYTEARLDFETAVALDPAQPQALNNLGLIASRNHQWQQAIAYFDQVLSRDPSEPYSLNNKGYALLQSGKPEEAKVLIERSLEKLPENGYALRNLGMYYQQKGSTQEALKSFNKAIDIAEPVELLYGLAGQAYHAQKNMAEACRIWKQGVVLKDSLAIAEAGKYCR; encoded by the coding sequence ATGTTATTCAAAATCAATACCTTATCTCAGCTATTTTTATTAGTACTAATATTACTAAACTGCACGAGTCAGCGTAAAAAGGATGCCGCCGATTTTTTCCTGAAAGGGAACCAGGCGTTAAATCAAAAGAACTATGCCGAAGCGCTGAGGCTCTACGACGAAGCGATTGCCAAAAATGCAGATTTTTCGGACGCCTATCTCAACAAGGGCATAACTTTGTTGAAATTGGGCCGCACAAATGATGCGCACGAGATTTTGTCAGAAGCGATCCGCATTGATCCTACCTTGGTACAGGCAAATCTCGTGCGGGCGGAAGCATCCCTTAATTTGGGCCGCCTGAACGACGCCAAAGCAGATCTCGAACAAATTGAAAAGGAATATAAGGACTCCACCCGCTTCCACCTCGTAAAAGGCAACCTGCTCGACGCGCAAGGCAATTCATCGCAGGCGATACCCGAATACGACCGCGCCCTCCAACTCAGCAAGACGAACATCGAAGCTTACGTGAACCGCGGCGCCGTGTATTACCGCATGGGCTCCTACACCGAAGCCCGGTTGGATTTTGAAACGGCCGTCGCACTCGACCCCGCGCAGCCGCAGGCATTGAACAACCTTGGACTGATCGCTTCCAGGAATCACCAATGGCAGCAAGCCATCGCCTACTTCGACCAGGTGCTTAGCCGCGATCCTTCGGAGCCGTATTCACTCAATAATAAAGGGTATGCCCTGCTGCAATCCGGCAAGCCGGAGGAGGCGAAAGTGCTGATCGAGCGATCGCTCGAAAAGCTGCCTGAAAATGGTTATGCATTGCGTAATCTGGGCATGTATTACCAGCAAAAGGGAAGCACGCAGGAAGCGCTGAAAAGCTTCAATAAAGCGATCGACATAGCCGAACCTGTGGAATTGCTCTACGGATTGGCCGGCCAGGCCTATCACGCACAGAAAAACATGGCAGAGGCTTGCAGGATATGGAAGCAGGGAGTCGTGCTAAAAGACTCCCTGGCGATTGCGGAGGCGGGCAAATATTGTCGCTAA
- a CDS encoding TonB-dependent receptor, translating into MTHSKILRSSLMLLTLGFSSQFALAQRGEIESQTYEIIKDKSIEFAPANRVFDKVQPVKGETGKKKVSYQIVDPEINIASPKLTPAVAASSDEQSRKDEPDALNNYVKAGGGNYGRFLGELFVGGRPKEDLAFTTQLKHLSAANGPVDGKNSANAATSFKIGGKYIRSKYKVDAGFNFDRKNYYFYGYKPQPEGVIVDRDTIRQTINQFGFNLGFENTDASVLVDYSVKTGLNTLKDRYNASEIDWGTNLTASVPISESFFAMLEADAYVSQRVDQSTYNRNLFRVKPTFKYVTDMFSVSAGINAVNETDSHLDINRTKAFPAVNLDVTPFSGLHIFAGWNGDIVRNTLRSMLSENQWLGPNVLVMNTEKSSDISAGVKGETATGVNYEGKVAYTSYRNFYSYNNSLSDTSRFSAIFDPGKTKVLTISAQAGYNFNELFKTSLKANFFDYAVEMVEEPWHRPDLTLNWFNALTISKKLFVTADFYMLRGLKAKNFQSGAVTKLPVITDLNLKIDYLLTRNFSAFVNLNNVLGKRYQRYQYYPQQGLNFIAGLSFSF; encoded by the coding sequence ATGACGCATTCCAAGATATTACGCTCTTCACTGATGCTGCTGACGCTCGGGTTCTCTTCCCAATTCGCATTGGCACAGCGGGGGGAGATCGAGAGCCAGACTTACGAGATTATCAAGGACAAAAGCATTGAGTTCGCTCCCGCCAACCGGGTTTTTGATAAAGTACAGCCCGTAAAGGGGGAAACGGGCAAAAAGAAGGTTTCTTACCAGATCGTCGATCCGGAGATCAACATCGCTTCGCCCAAACTTACGCCAGCCGTAGCAGCGTCGTCGGACGAGCAAAGCCGGAAGGACGAGCCCGATGCCCTGAACAATTACGTGAAAGCGGGAGGCGGTAATTACGGCCGTTTTCTCGGCGAATTGTTCGTGGGCGGACGACCCAAAGAAGACCTCGCATTCACTACCCAGCTGAAACACCTGTCGGCAGCCAACGGGCCGGTCGATGGCAAGAATTCGGCCAATGCCGCCACAAGTTTCAAAATCGGCGGGAAATATATCCGTTCGAAATACAAAGTGGATGCAGGATTTAATTTTGATCGGAAGAACTACTATTTCTACGGCTACAAACCGCAGCCGGAAGGCGTGATCGTGGATCGCGACACGATCCGGCAGACGATCAACCAGTTTGGCTTTAACCTGGGCTTCGAGAATACCGATGCGTCGGTACTGGTGGATTATTCGGTAAAAACCGGTTTGAACACTTTGAAGGACCGCTATAATGCTTCTGAAATTGACTGGGGAACCAATCTGACGGCCTCTGTACCCATTTCGGAAAGCTTTTTCGCAATGCTGGAAGCGGATGCGTACGTCTCGCAGCGTGTCGACCAGTCCACCTACAATCGGAATTTGTTCCGTGTTAAACCTACTTTCAAGTACGTGACCGACATGTTCTCGGTTTCGGCGGGGATTAATGCAGTGAATGAGACTGACAGCCATCTTGACATTAACCGTACCAAAGCGTTTCCGGCCGTGAACCTCGACGTAACGCCATTCTCGGGCTTGCATATTTTCGCAGGCTGGAACGGCGATATTGTTCGAAACACGTTGAGAAGTATGCTTTCAGAAAATCAATGGCTGGGGCCTAATGTGCTGGTAATGAATACGGAAAAGTCATCTGATATCAGTGCAGGCGTTAAAGGCGAAACGGCTACGGGCGTCAACTACGAAGGTAAAGTCGCTTACACCTCTTACCGCAATTTCTATTCTTACAACAACTCGCTTTCGGACACGTCGCGCTTCTCGGCTATTTTTGACCCGGGAAAAACCAAGGTGCTAACGATCTCGGCACAGGCCGGTTATAATTTCAATGAACTGTTCAAAACCTCGCTTAAAGCCAATTTCTTCGACTATGCCGTAGAAATGGTGGAGGAGCCCTGGCACCGTCCGGACCTAACTTTGAACTGGTTCAATGCGCTTACGATCAGCAAAAAACTCTTCGTGACGGCGGATTTTTATATGTTGAGAGGCTTGAAAGCGAAAAATTTTCAGTCCGGTGCAGTCACCAAATTGCCGGTCATTACCGACCTCAATCTTAAAATCGACTACCTGTTAACCAGGAACTTCTCTGCATTTGTGAACCTGAACAACGTATTGGGCAAGCGGTACCAGCGCTACCAATATTACCCGCAGCAGGGATTGAACTTTATTGCCGGATTGTCATTTTCTTTTTAA
- the menD gene encoding 2-succinyl-5-enolpyruvyl-6-hydroxy-3-cyclohexene-1-carboxylic-acid synthase codes for MAILQPLIDMAEICYRQGIRHVVISPGSRSAALTLAFARHGGFQMHVCIDERPAGFIALGIAQQIDAPVVLICTSGSAAYNFAPAVSEAFFQQIPLLVLTADRPKEWQHQYDGQTIYQTAIFGQHVKRSFEVSPDYAHPDVQWAINRITNEAINLASIAPNGPVHINVPIREPFYPVAQEELAASDEVRIIKRLENAITWPQQVLEELLDEWESAPRILIAGGQGRPDAALNAVLNRINEEWQIPVLGDCISNLSGAEMIRHHDLFLGKSETEKLRPDLLITFGMSFVSKEFKQFIRKNPPKYHWHIGQDAFLADPFQSVTRDIPGKAAVFFESLFEKLDYQSFVENADLGHDTSFYALWQENDRNAGRKKHETLRNLPLLSDLTLLDRVFKCSEKRYQLHVANSMSVRYANVLATETEWAGVFANRGTSGIDGCVSTAIGAAKVNGQPTLLIVGDVAFLYDRNGLLIDRLPQNLKIVVLNNAGGNIFRMIDGPGNLPELETYFETRHSFSARRTCEDSGIAYFHVSNLDTAEQTVNEFLAFDGIALFEGFTDPVENTRAWRALKRALH; via the coding sequence ATGGCTATTTTACAACCTTTGATCGACATGGCCGAGATCTGCTACCGGCAGGGTATCCGGCATGTGGTGATATCTCCCGGCTCGCGCAGCGCCGCGCTTACGCTCGCATTCGCACGTCACGGCGGGTTTCAAATGCATGTGTGTATCGATGAGCGACCGGCAGGCTTCATCGCCCTCGGAATAGCCCAGCAAATCGATGCTCCGGTGGTTTTGATATGCACGTCGGGCAGTGCGGCCTATAACTTCGCTCCGGCCGTTTCTGAGGCGTTTTTTCAGCAAATTCCGTTGCTCGTGCTGACGGCGGACCGGCCGAAGGAATGGCAGCATCAGTATGATGGTCAGACGATTTACCAAACGGCCATTTTCGGCCAGCACGTGAAGCGCTCGTTCGAAGTTTCGCCGGACTACGCCCACCCGGATGTTCAATGGGCGATCAACCGGATCACCAATGAGGCGATTAACCTGGCGTCTATCGCGCCAAACGGGCCCGTACACATCAATGTCCCCATTCGCGAGCCGTTTTACCCCGTTGCACAGGAGGAGCTAGCCGCCTCTGATGAAGTAAGGATTATCAAACGGCTGGAAAATGCGATCACATGGCCGCAGCAAGTCTTGGAAGAATTGCTGGACGAGTGGGAGAGTGCTCCGCGAATCCTGATTGCCGGCGGGCAAGGCAGGCCTGATGCAGCGTTGAATGCGGTACTGAACCGCATCAATGAGGAGTGGCAGATCCCAGTTCTCGGGGATTGCATTTCAAACCTTTCGGGTGCTGAAATGATCCGCCATCACGATTTGTTTCTGGGCAAATCAGAGACGGAAAAGCTACGGCCCGATTTGCTGATTACCTTCGGAATGTCGTTCGTATCAAAGGAATTCAAGCAATTTATTCGAAAAAACCCGCCCAAATATCACTGGCATATTGGACAAGATGCATTTCTGGCTGATCCGTTTCAATCTGTGACTCGCGATATTCCGGGAAAAGCGGCTGTGTTCTTCGAGAGTTTATTTGAAAAACTTGATTATCAATCCTTTGTTGAGAATGCTGACCTTGGGCATGATACTTCTTTTTATGCCCTATGGCAGGAAAATGATCGGAATGCGGGGCGAAAGAAGCATGAAACACTTCGAAATCTACCATTGTTAAGTGACTTAACTTTGTTAGATCGTGTGTTTAAATGTTCAGAAAAGAGATATCAGTTACATGTAGCCAATAGCATGTCTGTACGCTATGCAAATGTGCTGGCTACGGAAACTGAATGGGCAGGCGTGTTTGCGAATAGGGGAACGAGCGGGATCGATGGTTGCGTAAGCACGGCCATCGGGGCGGCAAAAGTGAATGGCCAACCAACTTTGCTGATCGTCGGCGACGTCGCATTTTTGTATGATCGCAACGGATTGCTGATCGACCGGCTGCCGCAGAACCTGAAAATCGTCGTACTGAACAATGCGGGAGGAAACATCTTCCGGATGATCGACGGGCCGGGCAACTTGCCGGAGTTGGAAACGTATTTTGAAACAAGGCATTCCTTTTCCGCACGACGCACGTGTGAAGATTCGGGAATTGCATATTTCCATGTTTCCAACCTGGACACAGCGGAGCAGACGGTTAACGAATTTTTGGCATTCGACGGAATCGCCCTGTTCGAAGGCTTCACTGATCCCGTCGAAAATACCAGGGCTTGGAGAGCGCTCAAACGTGCGCTGCACTAG
- a CDS encoding tetratricopeptide repeat protein produces the protein MVFKRSASTVGMFVCVGASSVVAQNTLSITEPEAHFRNGLEYYAKSNYVAARQEFGEFLNTQDKLLSTSDYNKVTAEYYVAVTGLYLNYPEAEVQVDRFVKNHAEHPKAQLIYSDLGKYYYESGNYEKAITYLEKAVDLPGAGAGRLESTYRLAMSYHNTKQPDLALPLFNQVKNEAGFDNAGDASFYAGVINYQKNNFEEAYQDFKRIEDHPYYKNEAPNWIISSLYQLKKFDELLTYGERILGSQRGNTKLDDVALYVAEVYYEKGDYANAVKAYERYKRMRPGAIPPTVALHYGHAQFRNNNFEGAITSLKPIGNGKDSVSQYASYILGISNLKTNSLTNALTSFGNAASLDFNPVVKEEAAYNHAKVQLELGNNADAVKELNNYMAKYPESKHTEEATELVAEGYANASNSSAAIKYIEALKTRNAKINSTYQRLTYNQGVVDFNAGRFEQAIEMFDKSLKHPIDAELFNSASFYKAESVYGLKRVDEAATLYNQIAKNPKAGIYARKSLYALGYIYYNQKKYSQALPYFRDFTNNIEGMEADMIEDAHARLADCYLAAKNYNEAIRTYEQVAAKGKVDKDYALFQKARAYVYMNREAEAKRQFELLISQYPQSKHLDNAYFQLADIDFQNQSYSAAVKGFTRMINEKPKSTLIPAALLRRAQSYYNLQVYEQAIVDFRKILTEYSDSPSAESALEGIQESYSAVGRPEEFNQVLGVVRKNNPGNEKLEGVEFDNVRNLYYAEKYENAITSLQEFLKSYPASKHQYDATYFIASSYDKTNRVNEALQYYSKVVQQNRSQFVGAAAQRSAELEIGRGNFNNAVTNFRVLSRNAENKKDQATAWTGLMDTYFTLKSYDSTLYYAKEIINMGNIVPANLGKAQLYLGKVPYEKGDLRKAGEEFKKVSASSKDEFGAEAAYWSAMILYKEKKYKEAETAIIDMGKNFEGFDYWRARSFILLADVYVGMNEKVQAKATLNSIIENSDDKEAVELAKEKLNQIEK, from the coding sequence ATGGTTTTTAAACGCAGCGCCTCCACCGTCGGCATGTTTGTGTGTGTAGGCGCGTCTTCCGTAGTAGCCCAGAATACGCTCAGTATTACGGAGCCGGAAGCACACTTTCGCAACGGCCTCGAATATTACGCAAAGTCGAACTACGTGGCTGCGAGGCAGGAATTCGGCGAGTTCCTGAATACGCAGGACAAATTGCTCAGTACGAGCGACTATAATAAGGTTACAGCGGAATATTATGTGGCTGTTACGGGCTTGTACCTCAATTACCCCGAAGCGGAAGTGCAGGTCGACCGGTTTGTAAAGAACCACGCGGAGCACCCCAAGGCACAGCTCATTTACAGTGATCTGGGCAAATACTATTATGAAAGCGGCAACTATGAAAAGGCGATTACCTACCTTGAAAAGGCGGTGGATCTGCCTGGGGCAGGAGCAGGGAGGCTGGAAAGCACCTATCGCTTAGCTATGTCGTATCATAACACCAAGCAGCCCGACCTTGCATTGCCGTTGTTTAATCAGGTGAAAAACGAGGCGGGTTTCGATAATGCCGGCGATGCATCGTTCTACGCAGGCGTGATCAACTACCAGAAAAATAACTTTGAGGAAGCGTACCAGGATTTCAAGCGTATCGAGGATCATCCTTATTATAAAAACGAAGCGCCCAACTGGATCATTTCGTCGCTGTACCAGCTCAAAAAGTTTGATGAGCTACTCACATACGGAGAACGTATCCTCGGCTCGCAGCGTGGGAATACCAAGTTGGACGACGTGGCCTTGTACGTGGCCGAAGTTTATTACGAGAAAGGCGATTATGCTAATGCGGTGAAAGCCTACGAGCGCTACAAGCGCATGCGGCCCGGTGCGATCCCCCCAACCGTAGCATTGCATTACGGCCATGCGCAGTTCCGTAATAACAACTTTGAGGGTGCAATCACCTCTTTAAAGCCCATCGGAAATGGCAAAGACTCTGTTTCGCAGTATGCAAGTTACATCCTCGGAATCAGTAACTTAAAGACGAATAGTTTAACTAATGCTTTAACATCATTCGGTAACGCAGCATCTCTTGACTTTAACCCTGTTGTGAAGGAAGAAGCGGCCTATAATCATGCGAAGGTGCAGCTGGAACTCGGTAACAATGCCGATGCAGTAAAAGAGCTGAACAATTACATGGCTAAGTACCCGGAGAGCAAACACACCGAGGAAGCGACCGAACTGGTGGCAGAAGGATACGCGAATGCAAGCAACAGCTCGGCCGCCATAAAGTACATTGAGGCGCTAAAAACGCGCAATGCTAAAATAAATAGTACATATCAGAGGCTTACTTACAACCAGGGCGTGGTAGATTTCAATGCAGGCCGGTTTGAGCAGGCGATTGAGATGTTCGATAAATCACTGAAACACCCGATCGACGCTGAGCTTTTCAACTCTGCATCTTTCTACAAGGCGGAGTCGGTGTACGGGTTGAAGCGCGTGGATGAAGCCGCGACATTGTATAATCAGATTGCCAAGAATCCGAAAGCTGGCATTTACGCACGTAAGAGCCTTTATGCCTTGGGTTACATTTACTACAACCAGAAAAAATACAGTCAGGCACTGCCTTACTTCCGCGATTTTACCAACAATATCGAGGGAATGGAGGCCGATATGATCGAAGATGCGCACGCAAGGCTGGCCGACTGTTACCTGGCGGCCAAGAATTACAACGAGGCCATCCGTACCTACGAGCAGGTTGCTGCAAAGGGCAAAGTAGACAAGGATTACGCATTGTTTCAGAAAGCCCGCGCGTATGTGTACATGAACCGCGAGGCGGAAGCGAAACGCCAGTTTGAATTGTTGATCAGCCAGTACCCGCAGTCGAAGCACCTGGATAATGCCTATTTCCAGCTCGCCGACATCGATTTCCAAAACCAAAGCTACTCGGCGGCCGTGAAGGGCTTTACACGGATGATTAATGAAAAACCAAAAAGCACGCTCATTCCAGCCGCATTGCTCCGCAGGGCACAGTCGTACTACAACTTGCAGGTTTACGAGCAGGCGATTGTCGATTTCCGTAAAATCCTGACCGAATATTCCGATTCACCATCGGCGGAAAGTGCGCTTGAAGGTATCCAGGAAAGCTATTCGGCCGTGGGGCGTCCGGAGGAATTCAACCAGGTGCTTGGAGTGGTAAGAAAGAACAACCCGGGTAATGAGAAGCTCGAAGGCGTTGAGTTCGATAATGTGCGCAACCTCTATTATGCTGAGAAATACGAGAATGCGATCACTTCATTGCAGGAGTTTTTGAAAAGTTACCCGGCTAGCAAGCACCAGTATGATGCTACCTACTTCATCGCGTCGTCGTACGACAAGACTAATCGCGTGAATGAAGCACTTCAATATTACAGTAAAGTGGTTCAACAAAACAGGTCGCAGTTTGTGGGCGCCGCCGCGCAGCGTTCGGCCGAGCTCGAGATCGGACGCGGCAACTTCAACAACGCTGTGACGAACTTCCGCGTGCTTTCCCGCAATGCCGAAAACAAAAAAGACCAGGCAACCGCGTGGACGGGCCTCATGGACACCTATTTCACATTGAAGAGCTACGATTCGACGCTTTACTATGCGAAGGAGATCATTAACATGGGTAATATCGTGCCGGCAAACCTTGGCAAGGCACAGCTCTACCTCGGTAAAGTGCCTTACGAAAAAGGCGATCTGAGAAAGGCAGGGGAAGAATTCAAAAAGGTATCGGCGTCGTCCAAGGATGAATTTGGTGCGGAAGCAGCATACTGGTCGGCCATGATCCTTTACAAAGAGAAAAAATACAAGGAGGCGGAGACGGCTATCATCGATATGGGCAAGAACTTCGAAGGGTTTGATTACTGGCGCGCGCGCTCGTTCATTCTGCTCGCAGACGTTTACGTGGGCATGAACGAGAAAGTTCAGGCAAAAGCGACGCTGAATTCGATTATTGAGAACTCGGATGACAAGGAAGCCGTAGAACTCGCGAAAGAAAAATTGAACCAAATCGAAAAATAG
- a CDS encoding HU domain-containing protein translates to MIAVETVIRKLIGEYEFVIIPGFGALLSHQVPAVYDGNSGIFAPPVKRLAFNEYLKLDDGLLANYISRHEKVTHADAVEYIKGYTDRLRSGLDINGEASIAGIGDFKQNVEGKLVFEPNTGKYFKDEWFGFEKIKAIEIQPKTAAALNTAPYVNDEVEVVELETEERRRFRWTGWAAAAVIAGLLCGLSFFLVNTENEYIQSTLNPFAEMFSRNKAAETTIVKNEGAPAPNPVTETVVVEADPMPVDSAVAVTPETPVATPAATPVAAPAVAAPKPAEIASGKFYVIAGAFKGTKQAKVLLAQLNEKGFSKALIIPADERSKKVKVAVDGFDNETDAYRASNQLKAVIGEAGWVYKKK, encoded by the coding sequence ATGATAGCAGTCGAAACAGTCATCCGGAAACTCATTGGAGAATACGAATTCGTGATCATTCCCGGCTTCGGAGCCTTGCTTTCACACCAGGTTCCGGCAGTTTATGACGGGAATTCGGGCATTTTCGCGCCGCCGGTTAAACGCCTGGCGTTTAATGAGTACCTGAAACTGGACGACGGCCTGCTGGCAAATTACATCTCGCGCCATGAAAAAGTGACGCACGCCGATGCAGTGGAGTACATTAAAGGCTACACCGACCGCCTGAGATCCGGCCTGGACATCAACGGAGAGGCAAGCATTGCCGGAATCGGTGACTTCAAACAGAATGTGGAAGGGAAGCTGGTGTTCGAACCTAACACTGGTAAGTATTTCAAAGACGAGTGGTTCGGGTTCGAAAAAATCAAAGCTATTGAAATACAGCCGAAAACAGCGGCCGCATTAAACACGGCGCCTTATGTGAACGACGAAGTGGAAGTGGTTGAACTCGAAACGGAGGAAAGACGCCGGTTCCGCTGGACGGGCTGGGCAGCCGCAGCGGTGATAGCCGGTCTGCTGTGCGGCCTGAGCTTCTTTCTGGTTAACACCGAAAACGAATACATTCAGAGCACGCTGAACCCATTTGCGGAAATGTTCAGCCGCAATAAGGCTGCGGAAACGACCATCGTAAAAAATGAAGGAGCGCCTGCACCCAATCCTGTGACTGAAACGGTTGTGGTTGAAGCGGACCCGATGCCGGTTGATTCAGCTGTGGCTGTCACGCCTGAAACCCCCGTTGCAACGCCAGCAGCCACACCGGTTGCCGCGCCAGCGGTAGCAGCACCGAAACCAGCGGAGATCGCATCCGGGAAGTTTTACGTGATCGCAGGAGCATTCAAAGGCACGAAACAGGCGAAAGTTTTACTCGCGCAACTGAATGAAAAAGGTTTTTCCAAAGCATTGATCATTCCTGCCGACGAGAGGAGCAAAAAAGTGAAAGTAGCCGTGGATGGATTTGACAATGAAACGGATGCGTACCGTGCTTCCAACCAGCTTAAAGCGGTGATCGGAGAAGCGGGATGGGTTTACAAGAAAAAATAA